Proteins co-encoded in one Malus sylvestris chromosome 9, drMalSylv7.2, whole genome shotgun sequence genomic window:
- the LOC126581850 gene encoding triacylglycerol lipase 2-like, whose translation MANSFSILLLVALLCVSAARTKPQSIGNVDGGICKSLVETQGYPCQEHKVTTEDGYILGLQRIPAGKSAGNETAAKLPVLLHHGILMDASAWLLNSPDKALAFILADNGFDVWLANSRGTVSSRGHKTLTPLYPAYWDWSWDQLAAYDLPALFAYVNNQTGQKLHYVGHSLGTLTALAAFSQEKLLNLLRSAALLTPIAYLGQMSSLFIRILMDLFLSEKLKLLGLHEVPNGETQELVEFICKTPGVDCSDLLATITGPNCCLSSASKAALFKNFPQSTATKNMIHLSQMVRMGTLEMYDYGNEDTNMEHYKQPTPPVYNMANIPKDVPLFLSYGGRDALSDVNDVGLLLDNLKDHDKDKLVVEYIEDYAHMDFIMSVNANQLVYDPLLAFFKLH comes from the exons ATGGCCAACTCTTTCAGCATTCTGCTTCTTGTAGCTCTACTTTGTGTTTCAGCTGCAAGAACTAAGCCGCAATCAATCGGCAACGTCGACGGCGGCATTTGCAAATCGCTGGTGGAGACACAAGGCTACccttgccaagaacataaa GTAACAACAGAAGATGGTTACATCCTTGGTTTGCAAAGGATTCCAGCCGGGAAGTCTGCTGGTAATGAGACAGCAGCTAAGCTGCCTGTTTTGTTACACCACGGGATCCTTATG GATGCTTCAGCATGGCTACTCAATTCACCGGACAAAGCTTTGGCGTTTATCTTGGCAGACAATGGTTTCGATGTATGGCTTGCCAACAGTCGTGGCACAGTCTCCAGCCGTGGACACAAAACACTTACTCCGCTTTATCCG GCTTACTGGGACTGGTCATGGGATCAATTGGCTGCTTATGATCTTCCTGCATTGTTTGCGTATGTAAACAATCAAACAGGACAGAAATTACACTATGTTGGGCATTCATTG GGAACTCTGACTGCCCTCGCTGCTTTCTCCCAAGAAAAACTGTTGAACTTGCTAAGATCGGCTGCTTTGCTTACCCCAATAGCTTACCTGGGTCAGATGTCCTCGCTGTTTATAAGGATTCTTATGGACTTATTTTTATCAGAA aaACTAAAATTGTTGGGTTTGCATGAAGTTCCAAACGG TGAGACACAAGAACTTGTGGAGTTTATCTGCAAAACACCAGGCGTTGACTGCTCCGACTTATTGGCAACTATCACAG GCCCAAATTGCTGCCTCAGTTCTGCAAGCAAGGCTGCTTTATTTAAGAACTTCCCCCAGTCTACGGCGACAAAGAACATGATACATCTGTCTCAGA TGGTCAGGATGGGAACCCTAGAAATGTACGATTATGGTAACGAAGACACGAACATGGAACACTACAAGCAGCCTACTCCTCCTGTGTACAACATGGCAAACATTCCGAAAGACGTTCCTCTTTTCCTCAGCTACGGGGGGAGAGATGCGCTTTCTGACGTTAATGACGTGGGGCTTCTGCTTGACAACCTCAAAGATCATGACAAGGACAAGCTTGTGGTAGAGTACATAGAGGATTATGCTCATATGGATTTTATTATGAGTGTGAATGCCAATCAACTTGTGTATGATCCTCTACTGGCCTTCTTCAAGCTCCATTAA